In Aptenodytes patagonicus chromosome 22, bAptPat1.pri.cur, whole genome shotgun sequence, one DNA window encodes the following:
- the NGF gene encoding beta-nerve growth factor isoform X1, whose amino-acid sequence MLQPTPAQRLDEIKTLLGEQFFCAVYSEVHSVMSMLYYTLIIAFLIGTQAAPKSEDNAPLEYPAEQSLLNTHRSNRHHIPKAAPQTSHGHSTWTIGRREAINITVDPKFFKKRHFRSPRVLFSTQPPPVSGQGQNMGFLSSAGSLNRTARTKRTAHPVLHRGEFSVCDSVSMWVGDKTTATDIKGKEVTVLGEVNINNNIFKQYFFETKCRDPKPVSSGCRGIDAKHWNSYCTTTHTFVKALTMEGKQAAWRFIRIDTACVCVLSRKSGRP is encoded by the exons ATGCTGCAGCCAACCCCAGCTCAGCGTCTGGATGAAATAAAGACCTTGCTGGGGGAGCAGTTTTTTTGTGCAGTATACTCAGAG gTGCATAGCGTAATGTCCATGCTGTACTACACTCTGATTATAGCTTTTTTGATCGGCACACAGGCAGCTCCAAAGTCAGAGGACAATGCTCCACTGGAGTATCCTGCAGAACAGTCCCTGCTCAATACCCACCGGAGTAACAGACACCACATTCCCAAGGCAGCTCCACAGACATCCCACGGCCACTCTACTTGGACGATAGGTAGAAGAGAAGCTATAAATATCACCGTGGACCCCAAATTTTTTAAGAAGAGACATTTCCGGTCTCCCCGGGTGCTGTTCAGCACACAGCCCCCCCCAGTGTCAGGGCAAGGACAGAATATGGGATTTCTCAGCAGTGCAGGTTCTCTCAACAGGACTGCCAGGACCAAGAGGACCGCGCATCCCGTATTACACCGGGGAGAGTTCTCAGTGTGTGACAGCGTCAGCATGTGGGTTGGGGACAAAACCACAGCCACTGACATTAAAGGCAAAGAGGTGACAGTGTTGGGAGAGGTCAACATTAACAACAACATTTTTAAGCAGTACTTTTTTGAGACCAAGTGCAGGGACCCTAAGCCAGTCTCCAGTGGGTGCCGAGGGATCGATGCAAAGCACTGGAACTCTTACTGCACCACAACACACACCTTTGTCAAAGCGCTGACAATGGAGGGCAAGCAAGCAGCCTGGCGATTTATTCGAATTGAcacagcctgtgtgtgtgtgctcagcAGGAAGTCAGGGAGACCCTGA
- the NGF gene encoding beta-nerve growth factor isoform X2: MLQPTPAQRLDEIKTLLGEQFFCAVYSEAAPKSEDNAPLEYPAEQSLLNTHRSNRHHIPKAAPQTSHGHSTWTIGRREAINITVDPKFFKKRHFRSPRVLFSTQPPPVSGQGQNMGFLSSAGSLNRTARTKRTAHPVLHRGEFSVCDSVSMWVGDKTTATDIKGKEVTVLGEVNINNNIFKQYFFETKCRDPKPVSSGCRGIDAKHWNSYCTTTHTFVKALTMEGKQAAWRFIRIDTACVCVLSRKSGRP; encoded by the exons ATGCTGCAGCCAACCCCAGCTCAGCGTCTGGATGAAATAAAGACCTTGCTGGGGGAGCAGTTTTTTTGTGCAGTATACTCAGAG GCAGCTCCAAAGTCAGAGGACAATGCTCCACTGGAGTATCCTGCAGAACAGTCCCTGCTCAATACCCACCGGAGTAACAGACACCACATTCCCAAGGCAGCTCCACAGACATCCCACGGCCACTCTACTTGGACGATAGGTAGAAGAGAAGCTATAAATATCACCGTGGACCCCAAATTTTTTAAGAAGAGACATTTCCGGTCTCCCCGGGTGCTGTTCAGCACACAGCCCCCCCCAGTGTCAGGGCAAGGACAGAATATGGGATTTCTCAGCAGTGCAGGTTCTCTCAACAGGACTGCCAGGACCAAGAGGACCGCGCATCCCGTATTACACCGGGGAGAGTTCTCAGTGTGTGACAGCGTCAGCATGTGGGTTGGGGACAAAACCACAGCCACTGACATTAAAGGCAAAGAGGTGACAGTGTTGGGAGAGGTCAACATTAACAACAACATTTTTAAGCAGTACTTTTTTGAGACCAAGTGCAGGGACCCTAAGCCAGTCTCCAGTGGGTGCCGAGGGATCGATGCAAAGCACTGGAACTCTTACTGCACCACAACACACACCTTTGTCAAAGCGCTGACAATGGAGGGCAAGCAAGCAGCCTGGCGATTTATTCGAATTGAcacagcctgtgtgtgtgtgctcagcAGGAAGTCAGGGAGACCCTGA